In the genome of Pseudomonas putida, one region contains:
- a CDS encoding DUF5666 domain-containing protein: MSMTSRVLSSLAALCCALVLSSSLSAAPACLEPGGTGGTGMMAPGGVGGTGAPGNGVGGTGARPGGGGIGGTGAPQDEGGVGGTGIVGTITGFGSICVNGVEVHFDTKVALSENGVPASSQRLAIGQVVAVEAQPSRRGLEARSIAILHAYEGPVTGLASGDTPMRVMGQPVRVAAGARVAPGLHIGEPVRVSGLRNAQGEVVASRVDRAPGLAQASAIGDIGKAGNLQGLALSKALPATGEVLVRGAWNGQRLNVAQASRDPGFPFAGRVRNALVEGLVRGQQGNRIEVGGFTAFVDRATQGQASTLAIGQRIRVSGVFDAGRTIHAQRIEVVHEHHGDSHSHGMRPAQSQDDESDESREVESGTSEGGESGKRGGSGSSHEQTQTRERIQSGEAREKVERAEVSDSGAVERRERIETRESGDRVETRERIELFENGVRVERVERIEKIERPEKVERPEKVERPEKVERPEKVERPEKVERPEKVERPEKPERSEHSDSH; encoded by the coding sequence ATGAGCATGACGTCGCGCGTGCTGAGTTCGCTCGCAGCCTTGTGCTGTGCGCTTGTCCTGTCGTCGTCGCTGAGTGCGGCGCCTGCCTGCCTCGAACCGGGTGGTACCGGTGGTACAGGCATGATGGCGCCGGGCGGTGTCGGTGGGACGGGTGCGCCAGGCAATGGCGTCGGCGGGACCGGTGCGCGTCCGGGCGGTGGAGGCATCGGTGGTACCGGTGCACCGCAGGATGAAGGTGGCGTGGGTGGGACCGGCATTGTCGGCACCATCACAGGATTCGGTTCGATCTGCGTCAACGGTGTGGAGGTCCATTTCGATACCAAGGTGGCGCTCAGCGAGAACGGCGTGCCTGCCAGCAGCCAGCGATTGGCGATCGGCCAAGTGGTGGCCGTTGAGGCCCAGCCGTCCCGTCGGGGACTGGAGGCGCGCAGCATCGCCATTCTCCATGCCTATGAAGGGCCTGTGACTGGGCTCGCCTCTGGCGACACGCCGATGCGCGTCATGGGCCAACCGGTGCGTGTGGCGGCAGGCGCCCGGGTGGCGCCGGGCTTGCATATCGGCGAGCCGGTGCGTGTCAGCGGTCTGCGCAATGCACAGGGTGAGGTAGTGGCCAGCCGTGTGGATCGAGCCCCGGGGCTGGCCCAGGCCAGTGCTATCGGCGATATCGGCAAGGCCGGCAATCTGCAGGGCCTGGCCTTGAGCAAGGCGTTACCGGCCACAGGTGAGGTGCTGGTGCGCGGCGCCTGGAATGGCCAGCGACTGAACGTGGCGCAAGCCAGCCGGGATCCGGGCTTCCCCTTCGCTGGGCGGGTGCGCAATGCCTTGGTTGAAGGCCTGGTGCGTGGACAGCAGGGTAATCGCATCGAGGTCGGCGGTTTCACAGCCTTTGTCGACCGCGCCACCCAAGGACAGGCCTCGACGCTTGCCATCGGCCAGCGCATCCGCGTCAGCGGTGTGTTCGACGCTGGGCGCACCATTCACGCGCAGCGGATCGAAGTGGTGCATGAGCATCACGGCGATAGCCACTCCCATGGCATGCGGCCTGCACAATCTCAGGATGACGAGTCTGATGAATCCCGGGAGGTCGAGTCGGGAACATCTGAAGGGGGCGAATCCGGGAAGCGAGGTGGGAGTGGCTCCAGCCATGAGCAAACCCAGACTCGTGAGCGCATTCAAAGCGGCGAAGCCCGGGAAAAGGTAGAGCGTGCAGAGGTCTCCGACTCGGGGGCTGTGGAGCGTCGAGAGCGCATCGAGACGCGCGAATCCGGCGATCGCGTGGAAACCCGCGAGCGCATCGAGTTGTTCGAAAATGGCGTGCGCGTGGAGCGAGTCGAGCGGATCGAGAAGATCGAACGACCAGAGAAAGTCGAGCGTCCTGAGAAGGTGGAGCGGCCGGAAAAAGTCGAGCGCCCTGAGAAGGTGGAGCGCCCTGAAAAGGTCGAGCGACCCGAGAAAGTGGAACGGCCCGAGAAGCCTGAGCGCTCGGAGCATTCGGACTCTCATTAG
- a CDS encoding GNAT family N-acetyltransferase, which produces MSTPLLRQAIPQDADRCYQIEISAYEGDEAATREKIATRIAQYPEGFLVLELDGVVIGFINSGCAFEVVMSDEAFKELVGHDAQAPNVVIMSVVVDPAFQGRGLAGLLMSHFVEQMRQRGKATIHLMCKDRHVGLYEKMGYRYVQPSASDHGGMAWHEMVMTL; this is translated from the coding sequence ATGAGTACCCCGCTTTTGCGCCAGGCCATCCCTCAGGATGCGGACCGTTGCTACCAGATCGAGATCAGCGCCTATGAAGGCGACGAGGCCGCCACCCGGGAGAAGATCGCCACGCGCATCGCTCAGTACCCGGAAGGATTCCTGGTGCTTGAACTCGATGGGGTGGTGATCGGGTTCATCAACAGTGGCTGTGCCTTTGAGGTGGTGATGTCGGACGAGGCCTTCAAAGAGCTGGTCGGCCATGACGCCCAGGCACCCAATGTGGTGATCATGTCGGTCGTGGTTGACCCGGCATTTCAGGGGCGGGGTTTGGCAGGCTTGCTGATGAGTCACTTTGTCGAGCAGATGCGTCAGCGCGGCAAGGCTACCATTCACCTGATGTGCAAGGATCGGCATGTGGGGCTGTACGAAAAAATGGGGTATCGCTATGTGCAGCCTTCGGCTTCCGACCACGGTGGCATGGCCTGGCATGAAATGGTCATGACGTTGTGA
- a CDS encoding DUF6502 family protein: protein MSLPTLPPSLLPALHAVMRPLVRLMLRKGVTFNSFVNLLKEVFVEVAEREFRLDGKSPSDSRISLLTGVHRKDVRRLRAQVLEDDASLPEAVSFGAHLVSIWLNHAPFCEQPGQPRALPRLASVGGERSFDALVAALSTDIRARVVLDEWLRLGVVSVDEEDQVHLQTRAFIPQRGFEEKISYFRHNLHDHACAAVHNLTDAGEPFFERSVHYDRLSLAGVQQLRDAVRTDGMQVLLAINQLAAELEERDPPSADAGQRMTVGLYFYSEPNPAEAASATKASEP from the coding sequence ATGTCACTGCCCACTTTACCTCCCTCCCTCTTGCCGGCATTGCACGCTGTCATGCGGCCATTGGTGAGATTGATGCTAAGAAAGGGGGTGACCTTCAACAGCTTCGTCAACCTGCTCAAAGAGGTCTTCGTGGAGGTCGCCGAGCGCGAGTTCCGTCTTGACGGAAAATCGCCCAGCGACAGCCGCATCAGCTTGCTGACAGGTGTCCACCGCAAAGATGTCCGGCGTTTGCGGGCCCAGGTGCTGGAGGACGATGCCAGCCTTCCGGAGGCCGTCTCCTTTGGTGCGCACCTGGTGAGCATCTGGCTGAATCACGCACCATTTTGCGAACAACCCGGCCAACCCCGGGCATTGCCACGGCTGGCCAGCGTGGGCGGCGAGCGTTCGTTCGATGCATTGGTTGCGGCGCTGAGCACGGATATTCGCGCCCGGGTCGTGCTGGATGAGTGGCTTCGCCTGGGGGTCGTGAGTGTCGATGAAGAGGATCAGGTCCATTTGCAGACCCGGGCATTCATCCCTCAGCGCGGTTTCGAGGAAAAGATCTCCTATTTCCGGCATAACTTGCATGACCATGCTTGTGCCGCGGTACATAACCTGACCGATGCCGGGGAGCCGTTCTTCGAGCGCAGCGTGCATTACGACCGCTTGTCCCTGGCAGGCGTGCAGCAACTCAGAGACGCCGTGCGGACTGATGGCATGCAAGTACTGCTTGCCATCAACCAACTGGCCGCCGAACTCGAGGAGCGCGATCCACCGTCTGCGGACGCTGGTCAGCGCATGACGGTGGGTCTCTATTTCTACTCTGAACCCAATCCGGCAGAGGCCGCGTCCGCGACCAAGGCCAGTGAACCATGA
- a CDS encoding sulfite exporter TauE/SafE family protein — MMDIALLSLFAFAAGLIDAAVGGGGLIQIPALFNVLPNAQPAALLGSNKLASVCGTSFAARSFLRKVHLDWGLIVPAAASAFVMSFAGAATVSLVPPSVMRPAVLVLIVLMAIYTFCKKDFGTLHKPARIGRREQCLAVLIGGAIGFYDGLFGPGTGSFLIFLFIRFFALDFLHASASAKLVNIATNLAALVFFIPSGNVLWAIALPMAAFNILGALTGTWLAVRKGAGFVRGLFLVLLCVLIAKLSWDLLAG, encoded by the coding sequence ATGATGGACATAGCGCTGCTTTCATTGTTTGCCTTCGCCGCCGGCCTGATCGATGCCGCTGTCGGAGGTGGCGGGTTGATCCAGATTCCAGCGCTGTTCAACGTATTGCCGAACGCGCAACCGGCCGCGCTGCTGGGCAGCAACAAGCTGGCCTCGGTCTGCGGCACCTCGTTCGCTGCGCGTTCGTTCCTGCGCAAGGTACATCTGGATTGGGGGCTGATCGTGCCGGCGGCGGCCAGCGCCTTCGTCATGTCGTTCGCCGGTGCCGCCACGGTTTCGCTGGTGCCGCCCAGTGTGATGCGCCCGGCGGTGTTGGTGCTGATCGTGCTGATGGCCATCTACACCTTCTGCAAGAAGGACTTCGGGACCTTGCACAAACCCGCCCGGATCGGGCGCAGGGAGCAGTGTCTGGCGGTGCTGATCGGCGGCGCGATCGGCTTTTACGATGGCCTGTTCGGTCCGGGTACCGGAAGCTTCCTGATCTTCCTGTTCATTCGCTTCTTCGCTCTGGATTTTCTCCATGCCTCGGCATCGGCCAAGCTTGTGAACATCGCCACCAACCTGGCCGCCCTGGTGTTCTTCATCCCATCGGGCAATGTGCTGTGGGCCATCGCCTTGCCGATGGCTGCCTTCAATATCCTGGGGGCGCTGACGGGCACCTGGCTCGCGGTGCGCAAAGGGGCAGGGTTCGTTCGCGGGTTGTTCCTGGTGCTGTTGTGCGTGCTGATCGCCAAGCTGTCGTGGGACTTGCTGGCCGGTTGA
- a CDS encoding SLC13 family permease, with translation MNHELLWVLGLLAIVVTLFVINRPRMDVVALLVILALPLSGILTIEQALAGFSDPNVVLIAALFVIGEGLVRTGIAYRIGEWMSERAGNSEARLLVLLMISVAGLGSVMSSTGVVAIFIPVVLSIAARLRLPPSRLMMPLSFAGLISGMLSLVATPPNVVVHSELVRHGGAGFSFFSFTPFGLVVLVLGIGYMLFARQWLNGEVRKDGRVETRRTLLDLVLDYKLNGRERRLRIRPHSPLIGHTLGELELRTRHGANVIGIERQHKFTTRVMVADSSTVLHQGDVLLLDLFANHDDLRSLCQTMQLEPLHFKAAYFIDQSQDLGMAEVSLPPGSQLLGKSILGLAFRSRFGLNVVGLRREQTAIDEQLVEEKLRLGDTLLVVGPWKAIRQLQSQPKDFLVLSLPAEIDQVAPARTRAPFALISLVVMVGLMVSGVVPNVVAALIGCVLMGAGRCIDMDSAYRAIHWQSLVLIVGMLPFALALQKTGGIDLAVSGLVSLLGGAGPYAILGCLFAVTALIGLFISNTATAVLMAPVAISTAQQLGMSPYPFAMTVALAASAAFMTPVSSPVNTLVLGPGQYRFADFVKVGVPFTVVVMLVTVFLVPWFFGL, from the coding sequence ATGAACCATGAGCTGCTCTGGGTCCTCGGCCTGCTGGCCATCGTCGTCACACTTTTCGTCATCAATCGCCCGCGTATGGATGTGGTCGCCCTGCTGGTGATCCTGGCCTTGCCGCTTTCGGGCATTCTCACCATCGAACAGGCCCTGGCCGGTTTCAGCGACCCCAACGTGGTGCTGATCGCAGCACTGTTCGTGATTGGCGAAGGGCTCGTACGCACCGGTATTGCCTACCGCATCGGCGAATGGATGAGCGAACGGGCCGGCAACAGCGAAGCGCGTCTGCTGGTGTTGCTGATGATTTCAGTGGCCGGTCTGGGCTCGGTCATGAGCTCGACGGGCGTGGTGGCGATTTTCATCCCGGTGGTGCTGAGCATCGCTGCACGCCTTCGCTTACCCCCAAGTCGGCTGATGATGCCGCTGAGCTTCGCCGGCCTGATCAGCGGCATGCTCAGCCTGGTGGCAACGCCGCCGAACGTGGTCGTGCACAGCGAACTGGTGCGTCATGGCGGGGCGGGCTTCAGCTTCTTCAGCTTCACCCCGTTCGGCCTGGTGGTACTGGTGCTTGGCATCGGCTACATGTTGTTTGCCCGCCAGTGGCTCAATGGCGAAGTGCGCAAGGATGGCCGCGTGGAAACCCGCCGCACCCTCCTTGACCTGGTGCTGGACTACAAGCTCAACGGGCGCGAACGTCGCCTGCGCATTCGCCCTCACTCGCCCCTGATCGGGCACACCTTGGGCGAGCTGGAACTGCGTACCCGCCATGGCGCCAACGTGATCGGCATCGAGCGCCAGCACAAGTTCACCACTCGGGTCATGGTCGCCGATTCGAGCACCGTACTGCATCAGGGCGATGTGCTACTGCTCGATCTGTTCGCCAACCACGACGACCTGCGCAGCCTGTGCCAGACCATGCAACTGGAACCGTTGCACTTCAAAGCTGCCTACTTCATCGACCAGTCCCAGGACCTGGGCATGGCGGAAGTCTCCCTGCCGCCGGGGTCGCAGCTACTCGGCAAGAGCATCCTGGGGCTGGCGTTCCGCAGCCGCTTTGGCTTGAACGTCGTCGGCCTGCGCCGAGAACAGACCGCCATCGACGAACAATTGGTAGAAGAAAAACTCCGTCTGGGTGACACCCTGTTGGTGGTCGGCCCCTGGAAAGCCATACGCCAACTGCAAAGCCAGCCGAAGGACTTTCTGGTCCTGAGCCTGCCCGCGGAAATCGACCAAGTGGCACCCGCCCGGACCCGAGCTCCCTTCGCATTGATCAGCCTAGTGGTGATGGTCGGCCTGATGGTCAGCGGTGTGGTGCCCAACGTCGTCGCCGCGTTGATCGGTTGCGTGCTGATGGGCGCCGGGCGCTGCATCGACATGGACAGCGCCTACCGCGCCATCCACTGGCAAAGCCTGGTGCTGATCGTGGGCATGCTGCCCTTTGCCCTGGCCCTACAGAAAACCGGAGGCATCGACCTGGCGGTGAGCGGCCTGGTCAGCCTGCTCGGCGGTGCGGGGCCTTATGCGATCCTCGGCTGCCTATTCGCCGTCACCGCGCTGATCGGGCTGTTCATTTCCAACACCGCCACGGCGGTTTTAATGGCGCCGGTGGCGATCAGCACAGCGCAGCAACTGGGTATGTCACCCTACCCGTTCGCCATGACGGTGGCCCTGGCCGCCTCGGCAGCCTTCATGACGCCGGTGTCCTCGCCAGTCAACACCTTGGTCCTCGGCCCTGGCCAGTATCGCTTCGCGGACTTCGTCAAAGTCGGGGTGCCCTTCACGGTGGTGGTGATGCTGGTGACGGTGTTCCTGGTGCCGTGGTTCTTCGGCCTGTAG
- a CDS encoding glycine zipper domain-containing protein, with protein MRLTLPSLALGLLFCQGAFAGDGTAAIGGGLGGALGNIVGQQIGGGTGAAIGAGLGGAAGSAVGARKGNRTEAAIGGGLGSAGGSILGRAVGGSTGSTIGAGLGGAAGGALGNHMGDNNGGHRHHRRHRH; from the coding sequence ATGCGTCTGACTCTGCCTTCCCTTGCCCTCGGCCTGCTGTTCTGCCAGGGCGCATTTGCCGGCGATGGCACCGCAGCCATCGGCGGCGGCCTGGGTGGCGCCCTTGGTAACATCGTTGGCCAACAGATCGGCGGCGGCACCGGTGCAGCCATCGGCGCAGGCCTGGGCGGCGCGGCCGGCAGTGCGGTGGGCGCACGCAAGGGCAATCGTACCGAAGCCGCCATCGGGGGCGGTCTGGGTTCGGCCGGCGGTTCGATCCTGGGCCGCGCGGTAGGCGGCTCTACCGGATCGACCATTGGCGCAGGCCTGGGCGGTGCCGCAGGTGGCGCGCTGGGCAACCACATGGGCGACAACAATGGCGGCCACAGGCACCACCGTCGTCACCGCCACTGA
- a CDS encoding phage holin, lambda family, which yields MFDRPEAWAWLERWLQDNWPGLYAGVLAVIIAALRVVYGGGSLRRVLIEAPLCGALALAASHGLSLIGVTSDTAPFFGGVIGLLGVEGIRAIFIKFFIQKKQLP from the coding sequence ATGTTTGACCGACCTGAGGCCTGGGCCTGGCTCGAACGCTGGCTTCAAGACAATTGGCCAGGCCTGTACGCTGGCGTACTGGCCGTGATCATCGCAGCGTTACGAGTGGTCTATGGAGGCGGCTCACTGCGACGGGTGCTGATCGAAGCCCCTTTGTGCGGCGCTCTCGCCCTCGCTGCAAGCCACGGGCTATCGCTGATTGGCGTAACGAGCGATACCGCGCCCTTTTTCGGCGGCGTGATCGGACTGCTCGGGGTCGAAGGCATACGTGCCATATTCATC
- a CDS encoding YoaK family protein: protein MLPGSQSAKGRCHRHVQRRGTVGLYFVAGLSVLAGMTDAIGFMATGDFVSFMSGNTTRLAVSLGSAELGPVLRLVLVIGAFILGNALGVVVAAKTGRRPWPLLGLIATLLALAGLLPEILQLSALLAAVMAMGMINAVVEEVNGLPIGLTYVTGALSRFGRGLGRALLGQRKLGWRVQLIPWFGMFLGAIAGVLLEQQFDRSALLASALLAALLGLASLKIPRRWQLRYMPR from the coding sequence ATGCTGCCAGGAAGCCAGTCGGCCAAGGGGCGGTGCCATCGACATGTGCAGCGCCGTGGCACAGTTGGCCTTTATTTCGTCGCCGGCCTGTCTGTGCTGGCCGGCATGACCGATGCCATCGGCTTCATGGCCACGGGCGACTTCGTGTCGTTCATGAGTGGCAACACCACACGCCTGGCGGTATCGCTGGGCAGCGCCGAGCTGGGCCCTGTGCTGCGCCTGGTCTTGGTGATCGGTGCTTTCATTCTGGGCAATGCCCTGGGTGTGGTCGTTGCGGCAAAAACAGGGCGCCGCCCCTGGCCGTTGCTAGGCCTGATCGCCACCTTGCTGGCCCTGGCTGGCCTGCTGCCCGAGATCCTGCAACTGTCCGCCTTGCTGGCGGCGGTCATGGCCATGGGCATGATCAATGCCGTGGTGGAGGAAGTGAACGGCCTGCCCATCGGCCTGACCTATGTCACCGGGGCCTTGTCGCGCTTCGGCCGTGGCCTGGGGCGCGCCCTGCTCGGCCAGCGCAAGCTGGGCTGGCGGGTGCAGTTGATCCCCTGGTTCGGCATGTTTCTGGGGGCCATTGCCGGCGTATTGCTGGAGCAGCAATTCGACCGCTCGGCCCTGCTCGCCAGCGCCTTGCTGGCCGCCTTGCTGGGCCTGGCCTCGCTGAAGATTCCCAGGCGCTGGCAGCTTCGCTACATGCCCCGCTGA
- a CDS encoding GGDEF domain-containing protein, whose translation MVFPAQSRLLPLIALFGLSLALTLGGILARPIESLSLFWPVNAVLAGVLLRYPRQATFAGFGLVWLAMVTADLATGSAWKPALWFNLCNLGVIITLWRVLSHLPRVHRRMRTPQGVLRVFGASAAGAVVAASMACVVAAPWFQESLKATWLAWFSEQFSTNVLVLPMLLTAPNLRSLIRGGGQAIRLMPLLVLLGSLALSIAFGGPGAIAFPIAALLWCAWTYSSFMVSLLTFTIGTTLIVAVALSLMHFSLPQSMPGVNTLMSARLGIAMLVLGPLVVACVSNANRSLLARLAHQATIDHLTGALTRSAFTRRANALLESRQQHAQAMPLTLMMLDIDHFKNINDQYGHAVGDHVLRQFSHTVQDQLHEGELFARLGGEEFVIIVAGLAPEQATFTAERLRRAVQDLRVVLPERRLQITVSIGLAGCRAQQLAPSLDSLLVQADQALYRAKAAGRNRVEQAEAQRQVV comes from the coding sequence ATGGTGTTTCCAGCCCAGTCGCGCCTGCTTCCTCTTATTGCATTGTTCGGCCTGTCCCTCGCCCTGACCCTGGGCGGTATTCTCGCCAGGCCGATCGAATCCCTGTCGCTGTTCTGGCCAGTCAATGCGGTGCTCGCAGGCGTGCTGCTGCGCTATCCACGCCAGGCCACCTTCGCAGGGTTCGGCCTGGTCTGGCTGGCCATGGTCACCGCCGATCTTGCCACCGGTAGCGCCTGGAAGCCTGCGCTGTGGTTCAACCTGTGCAACCTGGGCGTGATCATCACCCTCTGGCGGGTGTTGTCGCATTTGCCACGGGTGCACCGTCGCATGCGCACGCCCCAAGGGGTATTGCGCGTGTTCGGCGCCAGCGCCGCCGGGGCCGTCGTTGCGGCAAGCATGGCGTGTGTGGTGGCCGCGCCCTGGTTCCAGGAGTCGCTCAAGGCCACCTGGCTGGCCTGGTTCAGTGAACAGTTCTCGACCAACGTGCTGGTGTTGCCGATGCTGCTCACTGCACCGAACCTGCGCTCGTTGATTCGAGGCGGCGGTCAGGCGATTCGCCTGATGCCGCTGCTGGTCCTGCTCGGGTCCTTGGCCCTGAGCATCGCCTTCGGCGGGCCAGGCGCCATCGCCTTCCCCATTGCTGCCCTACTGTGGTGCGCCTGGACGTATTCATCGTTCATGGTGTCACTGCTGACCTTTACCATCGGCACCACATTGATCGTCGCCGTGGCGCTGAGCCTCATGCATTTCAGTCTTCCGCAAAGCATGCCAGGAGTGAACACCCTGATGTCGGCGCGCCTGGGTATTGCCATGTTGGTGCTCGGCCCGCTGGTCGTGGCCTGCGTGAGCAATGCCAACCGCAGCCTCCTGGCACGTCTGGCGCACCAGGCCACCATCGATCATCTCACTGGCGCCCTGACTCGCAGCGCCTTCACCCGCCGCGCCAATGCCCTGCTCGAGAGTCGTCAGCAGCATGCCCAAGCCATGCCCCTGACCTTGATGATGCTGGACATCGATCATTTCAAGAACATCAACGACCAATACGGCCACGCCGTGGGCGATCACGTGCTGCGTCAGTTCTCCCATACTGTCCAGGATCAGTTGCACGAAGGCGAACTGTTCGCCCGCCTCGGAGGAGAAGAGTTCGTGATCATCGTTGCAGGGCTTGCGCCGGAGCAGGCCACGTTCACTGCCGAGCGTCTGCGTCGCGCCGTGCAGGACCTTCGTGTGGTGCTACCCGAGCGGCGCTTGCAGATCACCGTCAGCATTGGCCTGGCCGGTTGCCGCGCGCAACAGTTAGCGCCGAGCCTCGACAGCTTGCTGGTCCAGGCAGACCAGGCGCTCTACCGCGCCAAGGCCGCAGGTCGCAACCGCGTCGAGCAGGCCGAAGCGCAGCGCCAGGTCGTCTGA
- a CDS encoding ABC transporter ATP-binding protein: MIDIHNVTAFQQQTRVLDGFSLHIGEGEKVAILGPNGAGKSTLLKLITRELYPVEREGSHLRLFGSETVNLWALRSRIGFISQDLQDDYTPYTQALDVVVSGFFGAIGAHGHLQPSDEQREQARQLLAVVEMAGYEQTMFQRLSTGQRRRLLLARALVHRPRALILDEPANGLDMGASLGMLKLLRRFCGEDHAMIITTHHIDEIIPEIERVVLLEKGRIIADGPKVEVLTSERLSALYQTQLRISEQDGWYRCWHA; this comes from the coding sequence ATGATCGATATTCACAATGTGACCGCCTTCCAGCAGCAGACCCGCGTGCTCGATGGGTTTTCCCTGCACATCGGCGAAGGCGAGAAAGTCGCCATCCTGGGCCCTAACGGTGCCGGCAAGAGCACACTGCTCAAATTGATCACCCGTGAGCTCTATCCGGTAGAGCGTGAAGGCAGCCATTTGCGTTTGTTCGGGAGCGAGACGGTCAACCTATGGGCCTTGCGCAGCCGCATCGGGTTCATCTCCCAGGACCTGCAGGATGATTACACCCCCTATACCCAGGCCCTGGATGTGGTGGTTTCCGGCTTCTTCGGAGCCATCGGCGCCCATGGCCATTTGCAGCCGAGCGATGAGCAGCGCGAGCAGGCGCGTCAGTTGCTGGCAGTGGTCGAGATGGCCGGGTACGAGCAAACCATGTTCCAGCGCCTGTCCACCGGGCAGCGACGCAGGCTTCTGCTGGCGCGGGCATTGGTTCATCGGCCGCGGGCGCTGATTTTAGACGAGCCGGCCAATGGCCTGGACATGGGGGCCAGCCTGGGCATGCTCAAGCTGTTGCGGCGTTTCTGTGGTGAAGACCACGCGATGATCATCACCACCCACCATATCGACGAGATCATTCCGGAGATCGAGCGTGTGGTGTTGCTCGAGAAGGGGCGCATCATCGCCGATGGCCCCAAGGTCGAAGTGCTGACCAGCGAACGCTTGTCCGCGCTCTACCAGACGCAACTGCGCATCAGTGAACAGGATGGCTGGTACCGCTGCTGGCATGCCTGA
- a CDS encoding LysR family transcriptional regulator yields MALDMLREIQAFVSVAHKRSFVAAARALGRSPSAVTRAVQALEDNAGAKLLNRSASTVTLTEAGERLLPHAERLLDVQRDAVDELAALSGSSQGWIRFAAPELLGQQLLPAVLAAFSEQYPQVTLDVQFSDQALDPLEGKFDFVIRGAFPQSSELIGYPLWPYRRYLYASPGYLARQGTPEHPEALEGHALILHTAPRVLKAWHFYRDGQITSLRPHPRLRLSAGGAILQSALAGAGIARLADWVAEPLVESGRLVRVCTSYRLTSSTGQDPQMHAVYPAGELPVRVRELLQRVRHACPQR; encoded by the coding sequence ATGGCATTGGACATGTTGCGCGAAATCCAGGCCTTCGTCAGCGTCGCCCACAAGCGCAGCTTCGTGGCCGCCGCCCGCGCCCTGGGCCGCTCGCCCAGTGCAGTGACACGCGCCGTGCAGGCGCTGGAAGACAACGCCGGGGCCAAGCTGCTCAACCGAAGCGCCAGTACCGTGACTCTCACCGAGGCCGGTGAACGCCTGCTGCCCCATGCCGAGCGCTTGCTGGATGTGCAACGGGATGCCGTCGACGAACTGGCGGCGCTCAGCGGATCCTCCCAAGGCTGGATTCGCTTCGCCGCACCGGAACTGCTCGGCCAGCAGCTGCTGCCCGCAGTACTCGCCGCGTTCTCTGAGCAGTACCCTCAAGTCACTCTGGATGTGCAGTTCAGCGACCAGGCACTCGACCCGCTGGAAGGCAAGTTCGACTTCGTCATCCGAGGGGCCTTCCCCCAATCCAGTGAACTGATCGGCTATCCCCTGTGGCCCTATCGCCGCTACCTGTACGCCAGCCCAGGCTACCTGGCCCGCCAGGGCACACCCGAACACCCCGAGGCATTGGAAGGTCACGCGCTGATCCTGCATACCGCGCCGCGCGTGCTCAAGGCCTGGCATTTTTATCGCGACGGTCAGATCACCAGCTTGCGTCCACATCCGCGCCTGCGTCTGAGCGCTGGAGGCGCGATTCTGCAAAGTGCCTTGGCAGGCGCAGGGATTGCCCGCCTGGCCGACTGGGTGGCAGAGCCCTTGGTGGAGAGTGGGCGTCTGGTGCGGGTATGCACGAGCTATCGCCTGACCTCGAGCACCGGCCAGGACCCACAGATGCATGCGGTGTATCCCGCTGGCGAACTGCCCGTGCGGGTGCGCGAGTTGCTGCAGAGGGTGCGCCACGCCTGCCCACAGCGCTAG